Proteins encoded within one genomic window of Panicum virgatum strain AP13 chromosome 1N, P.virgatum_v5, whole genome shotgun sequence:
- the LOC120653247 gene encoding uncharacterized protein LOC120653247, with the protein MGDDNTSLQTTLETLATSLKSLQASVEANLLAIQCLHEAQLPPSSSSSGNRFASGEHHQDRPPRFQKLDFPKYDGKTDPLIFINRCESFFRQQRIAPEEQVWMASYNMDDVALLWFMQIQQEEGTPSWRRFTELLNLRFGPPLRSNPLGKLVACKRTSTIIDYQGRFEALLPRAGHLSEA; encoded by the coding sequence ATGGGAGACGACAACACCTCCCTGCAAACTACCTTGGAGACGCTAGCCACCTCCCTCAAGTCTCTGCAGGCCTCTGTCGAGGCTAACTTGCTGGCGATCCAGTGCCTGCACGAGGCGCAGTTgccgccatcttcttcctcgtccgGCAACAGGTTCGCCTCTGGCGAGCATCATCAAGACCGCCCACCTCGGTTCCAGAAGCTGGACTTTCCCAAGTATGATGGCAAGACGGACCCCCTCATCTTCATCAACAGATGTGAGTCTTTCTTCCGTCAGCAACGCATCGCCCCGGAGGAGCAGGTATGGATGGCGTCCTACAACATGGACGACGTCGCCCTGCTCTGGTTCATGCAGATTCAACAGGAGGAGGGTACCCCCTCATGGCGCCGCTTCACCGAACTCCTCAACCTCCGGTTCGGGCCACCGCTGCGATCCAACCCCCTCGGCAAGTTGGTGGCCTGCAAGCGGACGAGCACAATCATCGACTACCAGGGCCGGTTCGAGGCACTACTTCCCCGCGCTGGCCATCTCTCTGAGGCCTAG
- the LOC120654909 gene encoding probable aldehyde oxidase 1 isoform X2, with the protein MIGVDLSAREYYVPGPSGTYLNYGAAASEVEIDLLTGATTILRCDLIYDCGQSLNPAVDLGQVFILLVLAGSRPIFFFSLEKWHSRAMICTYVHIQRETGTRTKFVYVSGEHYSLAASICVYFDTFQVEGAFVQGIGYF; encoded by the exons ATGATTGGTGTGGACTTATCAGCAAGAGAATATTACGTTCCTGGGCCTTCTGGTACTTATCTAAACTATGGAGCTGCCGCAAGTGAG GTAGAGATCGACCTGCTCACTGGAGCCACCACAATTTTGCGATGTGATCTTATATATGATTGTGGCCAGAGCTTAAACCCTGCTGTGGACTTGGGTCAG GTTTTCATTCTCCTAGTCCTTGCAGGCAGCAGacccattttttttttctcccttgAGAAATGGCACAGCAGAGCTATGATATGTACATACGTCCATATACAGAGAGAGACAGGAACCAGAACAAAATTTGTTTATGTATCtggtgaacattactcgttggCTGCTTCCATTTGTGTTTACTTTGATACTTTTCAAGTTGAAGGAGCCTTTGTTCAAGGGATTGGTTATTTCTGA
- the LOC120654909 gene encoding indole-3-acetaldehyde oxidase isoform X1: MIQSFNINNKWKKRGISFVPTVHKVLSRPTPGKVSILNDDSIAIEVGGIELGQGLWTKVKRMVAFALRKLWSDQNQDLLERIRVIQADTLSVVQGGWTTGSTTSESSCEAVRQACNILVDRLKPGKEQFEEKQGNMSWDELILKAQMIGVDLSAREYYVPGPSGTYLNYGAAASEVEIDLLTGATTILRCDLIYDCGQSLNPAVDLGQVGAGCYL; the protein is encoded by the exons ATGATTCAGTCTTTCAACATAAACAACAAGTGGAAAAAGAGAGGCATTTCATTTGTGCCAACGGTACACAAAGTATTATCACGACCAACACCTGGAAAAGTATCTATTCTTAATGATGACTCTATTGCCATTGAAGTTGGAGGCATTGAATTAGGTCAGGGGCTTTGGACAAAAGTGAAGCGGATGGTAGCGTTTGCTCTCAGAAAACTATGGAGTGATCAAAATCAAGACCTTTTGGAGAGAATTAGAGTCATTCAAGCAGATACATTAAGTGTAGTACAGGGAGGGTGGACCACAGGGAGTACCACATCAGAATCTAGCTGTGAAGCAGTTCGTCAAGCCTGCAATATCTTGGTCGACAGACTGAAGCCAGGAAAGGAGCAGTTCGAAGAAAAGCAAGGGAACATGTCATGGGACGAACTAATTTTAAAG GCACAGATGATTGGTGTGGACTTATCAGCAAGAGAATATTACGTTCCTGGGCCTTCTGGTACTTATCTAAACTATGGAGCTGCCGCAAGTGAG GTAGAGATCGACCTGCTCACTGGAGCCACCACAATTTTGCGATGTGATCTTATATATGATTGTGGCCAGAGCTTAAACCCTGCTGTGGACTTGGGTCAGGTGGGTGCAGGGTGCTACTTATGA
- the LOC120653246 gene encoding protein PXR1-like, giving the protein MSPPAGTPPQMAPREGHQQPHPEPRTDVKLHKSETTGSGSKCKEAKKDKEKKKEEEDGDDVKAIKKKEKSDVKGDSKKKEKHCEEDVEGKKRDKEKKEKHCEKDVEGKKKDKEKKEKKKDNSDNLEDINKKEDDGKEDAEGKKKHKEKKEKKKDKCETVERKMEEDVGEDEEGTKEKKDKSDKKKEKNSEEEAGKKKDKDKKEKKNKATKEKANDPVKLKAKLEKLDTKLKDIQAKKEDILR; this is encoded by the coding sequence ATGAGCCCGCCGGCCGGCACCCCGCCTCAGATGGCGCCCAGGGAGGGCCACCAGCAACCGCACCCAGAGCCGAGGACCGATGTTAAGCTTCACAAATCGGAAACCACAGGGTCGGGATCCAAGTGCAAAGAGGCAAAGAAAgataaagagaagaagaaggaggaggaagatggtgatgaTGTGAAGGCGataaagaagaaggaaaaatcTGATGTGAAGGGTGATagtaagaagaaagaaaagcatTGTGAAGAGGATGTTGAAGGCAAGAAGAgagacaaagaaaagaaagaaaagcatTGCGAGAAGGACGTTGAAGGCaagaagaaagacaaagaaaaaaaagaaaagaagaaggatAACTCTGACAATTTGGAAGATATTAATAAGAAAGAAGATGATGGTAAGGAGGATGCCGaaggcaagaagaaacacaaagaaaagaaagagaagaaaaaggatAAATGTGAAACGgtggaaagaaaaatggaggaGGATGTTGGTGAGGATGAAGAAGGgacgaaagagaaaaaggataAGTCTgataagaagaaagagaagaacagTGAGGAGGAAGCGGGTAAGAAGAAAGACAAAgataaaaaggagaagaaaaacaagGCTACCAAGGAGAAGGCAAACGATCCTGTGAAGCTGAAGGCAAAGCTGGAAAAGTTAGATACTAAATTGAAAGACATACAAGCAAAGAAAGAAGACATCCTGAGGTAG
- the LOC120654912 gene encoding GDSL esterase/lipase At2g04570-like encodes MSTLRRSLLPLIILLQLHILSGGPAAAKVPALIVFGDSTVDTGNNNYISTVIRSDFAPYGRDLRVGGGGGTSGQPTGRFSNGRLAVDFISEAFGLPPLVPAYLDPNADMSSLATGACFASAGAGYDNATSDLFSVLPLWKELDYFKEYAAKLRSFLGDDKTEETLSEALYIVSMGTNDFLENYYAVPSGRAAQYAAASDYAGYLLGVAEAFARALHALGARKLDLNGLPPMGCLPLERRAATGACTEEYNAVARGFNAGLRDLVARLDGGLGGGARVVYGDVYGAVADVLADPAAHGFEDVGAGCCGATGRFEMGYMCNSASPLTCADAGKYAFWDAIHPTEHLHRFIAERKMNTTLYEFL; translated from the exons ATGTCGACTTTGCGGCGTTCTCTGCTACCGTTGATCATCCTCCTGCAGCTGCACATCCTCtccggcgggccggcggcggcgaaggtccCGGCGCTGATCGTGTTCGGCGACTCGACGGTCGACACGGGCAACAACAACTACATCTCCACGGTCATCAGGAGCGACTTCGCGCCCTACGGCCGCGACCTccgggtgggcggcggcggcggaaccaGTGGCCAGCCCACCGGCCGGTTCTCCAacggccgcctcgccgtcgactTCATCTCCGAGGCTTTCGGGCTGCCGCCGCTCGTGCCGGCGTACCTGGACCCGAACGCCGACATGAGCAGCCTTGCGACCGGCGCCTGCTTCGCCTCTGCCGGCGCCGGCTACGACAACGCCACGTCTGATCTTTTC TCCGTCCTGCCGCTGTGGAAGGAGCTTGACTACTTCAAGGAGTACGCGGCGAAGCTCCGGAGCTTCCTGGGCGACGACAAGACCGAGGAGACGCTGTCGGAGGCGCTCTACATCGTCAGCATGGGCACCAACGACTTCCTGGAGAACTACTACGCCGTGCCGTCGGGCCGCGCGGCGCAGTACGCGGCGGCGTCGGACTACGCCGGCTACCTCCTCGGCGTCGCGGAGGCGTTCGCGCGCGCGCTGCACGCTCTGGGCGCGCGCAAGCTGGACCTCAACGGGCTGCCGCCGATGGGGTGCCTCCCGCTGGAGCGCCGCGCGGCGACGGGCGCGTGCACCGAGGAGTACAACGCCGTGGCGCGGGGGTTCAACGCGGGGCTCCGGGACCTGGTGgcgcggctcgacggcggcctcggcggcggcgccagggtGGTGTACGGCGACGTGTACGGCGCCGTGGCGGACGTGCTCGCGGACCCGGCGGCGCACGGGTTCGAGGACGTCGGGGCCGGGTGCTGCGGCGCGACGGGGCGGTTCGAGATGGGGTACATGTGCAACTCGGCGAGCCCGCTGACGTGCGCCGACGCCGGCAAGTACGCGTTCTGGGACGCCATCCACCCCACCGAGCACCTCCACCGCTTCATTGCCGAGCGGAAGATGAACACCACGCTCTACGAGTTCCTGTAG